A window from Azoarcus sp. DD4 encodes these proteins:
- a CDS encoding cytochrome c-type biogenesis protein: MSLALLVAAAPGVLAQAPQRGGAAELLAADPVLEERVTELSHKLRCLVCQNQSIAESNAPLAVDLRNQVREQLAAGKNEDQVIDYLVARYGDFVLYLPPVNGITLLLWVGPGLLLFSGAGWLALRLRRRADEPAAAALNNDQRNRARALLDGAPLPPEEPRS, translated from the coding sequence TTGTCCCTTGCCCTTCTGGTCGCTGCGGCGCCGGGCGTGCTCGCCCAAGCGCCGCAGCGCGGCGGAGCGGCGGAACTCCTCGCAGCCGACCCCGTGCTTGAGGAGAGGGTGACCGAGTTGTCGCACAAGCTTCGCTGCCTGGTGTGTCAGAACCAGTCCATCGCCGAATCGAATGCGCCGCTGGCGGTGGACCTGCGCAACCAGGTGCGTGAACAGCTCGCGGCTGGGAAAAACGAAGATCAGGTGATCGATTACCTGGTGGCTCGCTACGGCGATTTCGTTCTTTATCTTCCTCCCGTAAACGGCATCACCCTGCTGCTATGGGTAGGCCCCGGCCTGCTGCTGTTCAGCGGTGCCGGCTGGCTCGCGCTGCGCCTGCGCAGGCGCGCCGACGAGCCTGCAGCCGCCGCGCTCAACAACGACCAACGCAACCGCGCCCGCGCTTTGCTCGACGGCGCACCATTGCCTCCCGAGGAGCCCCGCTCGTGA